Part of the Benincasa hispida cultivar B227 chromosome 11, ASM972705v1, whole genome shotgun sequence genome, CTCTATTCAATAATTAGTTTTCTTTGTTGTCACTTTCTTATCcctttttaattacttgatttTTTCCGGGTCAAGAACGGAAAATGGATAATGTAACCATATCAAACACCTGTCAGAACTCAAAAATCAGCTCTTCCAAAACATTCATATGAATGTCAATGGAATAGACCAAAACCCCAATTTTGATTCTCTTTCCCTCTGCCTTTTCCATgttttttggttattttattatCAGATTAGAGAGTTTCAAAGAAAACTTGATACCCCATtacttttttttcaagaatcATGGTCTTGTTCCGGCAATTGGCGTGAGATAAGttcttcaatgaaaaatggCTACTGGGAAGCACAATCTAGCTGAAGAAGACGGTGGAGACCCTTTGAAGAGCAAGTTTGGTGCTTCAAATCTCAAAGTAATTACAAATTTTCTGTTTATTTGTCCAAAATTTATCTGGGTTTTCTTAGGAAGTCACTTTTATTGAGTGTTTGGTAGGACTTCAATGTTGATTATAGTTAGTTTTTGTTACATTTGTCAAGTGTTGGTACTTTGTTTAGAGTTCTTGTAAAGAAAATCAGTGGACAAACAGTTATGGTTATGGGACCATACTTCAAAAGTCGAATCAAACCAATGAAATTGATGGGTTCTGGTTTTCTGTGCTCTTTCTGAATGAGAGAATTGGTTGTTTTGATTCTTCTTTGAGTTCAGGCTCATAAAATTCTGAGTTCTGTGTATATTTCCTAAATATAAAATAGTTTCATTCTGATTTTCTGCTTCAAACTGAAGGCTGAAGGAGATTCAACTGAAGAAAAGTGCCCTAATTTGCACCAGAAATTTGATAATCTTCCTATGGATGGTCCATCACTTGCAGCTATGAACTCTGGTGAATATTCTGAGATATCAAAATCTTCCCAAATTCCAGCCCATTCTTCCAAAAGAGTGGCTTTCTCCCCTCTATCTTCCCCAAGTTTTTCTAATGCTGCATTTTCCCAAGGCGCTTCACCATCCGAAAGTAAATCAAATCCAGAAAGCATTGGTACAAGCATGAACTCCCAATATGCAAATTTAAGGTCAGATGTTGAAATGTCTCCAATCTTACCCTGCGAAGTTTCTCGTGTTGTTGCATCTCAGAGACCTAGAATATCGAGGTCGTTATCGCTTACAAAACTTTTCAACCCCAAATTGAAAAGAGAAGCAGATTTAGGATCCTCATATGAAGGGAGCATAATTGAACCTCCCATCCCAACTGTACGTATATTATCACTTCTGACCATGAAAACTGTTTATTGTGATAGATATGAATTATATGATTATGTTTTATAGCACTATTTCCACCCGTCTTCATTCTTATTGTTGAAATATCTTGAATCTCTCTATTTGTATTTTCTGATATTCCTCTCTAATAATAAAACTGCTCTCTCTCCTTATGCTGGTGGATGTATCTAACAACctattagtgaaccacgtatgtGTTGATTTCTTCTTGTTCTTTATTCTTTGATTGTCATTCTTGTATCTTTCATAACATTTATACTTTGCAACGACTTTGTAGAACGGTTCTTGTGAGTCAGTTGGAGAGCTCTACTTGATTGCTCTCTACTAAGCTAGCCAATTTGAAGGGTTTCACATTTTGGATTGAAGTTTTGTATTTTAAGTCTTTAGATCATCAACTTCGGCATTTTCGGGACTGGGCTTAGTTTTTATGGTTGAGTCAGCATCAATGTAACTTTTCGTATGCAATGCATTGTGAAGCTACTCCCTTAACATCATTACAATTTGATTGGTTTATCCCTTTTGCTCAAACAGTTTTTTTCCAACTGTGTTTTCTATTTGGTTCTTACAGAATTCCTCACATTACAGAGAGACTTGGCTCAAAGGTCGATGCATCGTTCCTATTCTGTACCATTGATCAGAGAAGATGGAAGTGTATTATTACATGGTAATATTGTTCGTCCGATTCCAATCTCTCCACAAATTGGCAAAGAGATCGTTATGACCCCATTTAAATCACCAACACATCATAATGGTAATATTTCttatgttgttttgttttcgGTTTTTCGCATCAACTAGATTCCTTCTCCATTCTTGAAGTGCCATGGAAGTCATGTTTTCTTCACTCTTCGTTACTGTATAATTATTCCAATGACTCAATTTAGTTGAGGATTTTAATTGGGGGGAAGGGTGTAGACAGATATTTCCTCTGTTttctttaaactttaattatCAATACATGCTTTATTTTCATGATTCAGATAAAAATATAGACACTGGTGAACATATATCAGAAGA contains:
- the LOC120089760 gene encoding uncharacterized protein LOC120089760 isoform X2, whose translation is MATGKHNLAEEDGGDPLKSKFGASNLKAEGDSTEEKCPNLHQKFDNLPMDGPSLAAMNSGEYSEISKSSQIPAHSSKRVAFSPLSSPSFSNAAFSQGASPSESKSNPESIGTSMNSQYANLRSDVEMSPILPCEVSRVVASQRPRISRSLSLTKLFNPKLKREADLGSSYEGSIIEPPIPTRDLAQRSMHRSYSVPLIREDGSVLLHGNIVRPIPISPQIGKEIVMTPFKSPTHHNDKNIDTGEHISEEAVCRVCLIELGNGPETFKMECNCKGELALAHQECAIKWFSTKGNRICDVCRQEVQNLPIELLRVHAVQTYNFQGSGTNSVAVTRYRVWQDVPFLVIINMLAYFGFLEQLLAHKMGSSALAISLPFSCIFGLLASMTAATMVWKKYIWIYAAIQLALVIAFSHVFYSKALGLQWLLRPFSREFFDEQDHGSINQPIKLCQLCSQMDL